The sequence below is a genomic window from Brettanomyces bruxellensis chromosome 9, complete sequence.
TACTATGCATATCCAATTATTTACATCATATTACCTACATACCATCTTACTATATTTTACTGTATTTCACCACCTACATCCTAATATATTCTACTACATGCTCTCTTACTACATCTACTACTACCTATATCCTACCATCTACATATTGttatctgctttttctaTGTCCTACTACACCTGCTACTACTATCTACATACTACTATATCTACTTTCCTTTCTACTTCCATATTATATCTACTAACTTACCATCTCGCCACATCTTACTTACCATCCTGCTACATCTCACTATATCTACTCCACTACATTTTATTATCTTACTCTCTCCCTACCATTATATTCTATTCTGTTTCCTGCAGCCTCCACTTCATCTGATGCTACTGCATGCTCCATATCCTATCAAACCGTCATACTATGCTTTTACGGTATTGTACtctattttccattttacATCATTCTATATCCCTGCACCATGCTATTATATGCTACATTCTGCTACGTTAATATGCCCTACATATTGTATCTATCAGTACACCCTATTCTCACTCATCTTACAAGTTTACACCATTAGTAATCGCTTAGTGTTTTAAGCCCAGACAAGATTGGATGCACTATCCAGTACCATTCTCCCAATTGACACACATGTACCAAACGTTACAATAAGCATTGATGTGGTGGATGTTCAACGTGCAACCGAGATTCGGCTGTGTAgataataaatgaaaatttaaatgGAAGCAAGAACCATACTGATCAATAATATCACTAACTTCAACTATAAACTGCGTACGATCTAACTACACTAATGATATGACTGTTTAACatcattattttgattCCAAATTGGGTATTCAACTAGAGTGTTAACTGGAATACTTAGCCCTAGGTAGCCACATTATTAATTGGCACTCCTGCTATGACTAGCCATGCTACTCGTCATCTATAATACTTCatatttgttgatattACCACACTATAATActttatatttgttgatattACCACATTACTTCTTAGATATCATTCATACCACTTCATCCATACTCCGTCATCTGCTTTTTACTTCTTCATATTACTTTATACTTCTCACCACTTCTTACTACTTCTTACTTCATATTTCattcttcatcctcttcatcctcatccttcATCCTTCATCCTCCATCAACACCATCCCAACTATCACAGAgcaaaaaattattcattAAAGTATCTCAAATCTACACCATGTCCTCGACGGCCTCCCGCCTGCTTCTCTCCCGTGCCCGGTGTCTCCGGCGCCTTTCCCGGTGCCGGTCGTCCCTCCTCTGCCGCACAGTGTCCAAAATATTGTATGCCGAGTCATACAGGCGGCCTGAGAGAGTCCTGGTGGCCGGAATGGTCTGCGTGTGGCGGGCTCTGGGCTCATCGTGGGCCCCGGAGTGCTCATTTGCCTCTCTCCGGCTCAAAGTGGCCACCCGCtcgttcttcttcttctggtAATACCACACCACAAAATAGTAGTACATATCGGGCTTGCGGATGCCCATTGCCCGCCAGAATGGCAACGTGTACCACCTGAACATCCGGTTGGCCGACTCGTGGGCAAGCACATCAAGTCCGTCGAGATCATCAACGTTGAAAGGATGATTTTCGAGGATTCGGCAGATGTGGCGGTTGATGCGATGAATATCTGGTAGTGGGGGTGCAGTAGGCGAAATGCTTGTGTCTCTTGCCTGGAAGAGCGATTCACTTACCGTGCTTTCTGCATCCAAGTAGTTGTCAAAGCTGGAGGCTGTTGATTGGAGTTCAAAGTTCTGGTTAGCGGATGGATGACGAGAATCAGTACTTTGTCTTTCGTTattctcattttcttctctttctctttcttctccttcactCCCACTAACGACTGCCCTTTCTGGACGTGTCACAGCCTCACTTTCCACACTAGCAccctcatcatcctcaagTCCATCCAAATCAACAGGTCCCCCTGTGTGGTATCTGCCTATCCGCGAGAGGAGCATTGCACACAACAAAGTGTTCGCCTTGAACTCGGTCGGCTTGTGATACGCTATGACATTCGAATTGTCATTCCGGTCCATGTCAAAAAGACTGTCGAAATCCCGGAAGTCTGGATTTCCGTCCCCACGCCCACTTCCATCCACATCTTCCACAAAATCATGCTTGCAGGTTGGGCAGCAGCCTCTTTTACCTGTCAGCCACGGATCTATGCACTCAACGTGGAAAGCATGGCCGCACGAAAGGCCTCTGACCATGCAGTCATCTGTAAAAGTATCCAGGCAGATTGTACAGTCACCCGAAGTGTATCGAGGCCAAGGCTTCTTTAATTTCTGTTTGTCCTTTTCgtttgaagtgttgaattCCTCTGTGTTTACacttccttctccttctccttctccttcttcttttccttctcttttcccttctccttcttcttctccttcttcttctctctttccttctccttctgctCCATTATTATCGCTGGAAGTCCCCACACCTCCCTGAGGCTGTTTCTCCGACATCTCCGCTTCTTCAGCCTCCTCTTCTCCGCCTTCAAGCCATTCACTATACTTGGAAACCGGAAACATCTCATCCAACTCCTCGGCAGTCAACTTTTTTCGCCGAGCAACCCGATAGCGATGCGGATTCCCAAGATTATCACCCTGGGCCAATCCCATCGCATATGTGAGACTGTCATTCATCAGGTAGGGGGCAAAAATGCCTCGATCTGCACCTGCAAACTCAAATGGTGCCCCTCCTCCATATGGTGGAGATGCCATATACATTCCGAAACGGGACCGCACCAAGTACCGAAAcgtgaagaagatgaacgTAAATGCGATCGCTATCCCGATGCAAAGCGCCACGAAAAAAAGTACTGTTGATGGCTTGCTCCCTATGAAAtctgatgaagaagatgacgAAAAGCTTGATGAGGTACTCGAATTTGTTTCCTGCGCTGTACTTGATGTTGTCGACGTGTAATATGTTGCAACCGTCGCCGTTGCCATCAACATACTGCCACTTTCCATTGCTCAAGAGTCAAAGATGATTGCTATGAGTATGGATGTTGGAAATATGTTagaatgatgaaattcACAAGACGCACCGAAACTGGATAAGCTACGGTTCGAACTAGTGCAACCTGTAGTTAATCTGTAGTTAATCTGTAGTTAATTTGTCGTTTATCCCAAATGTAACTTGTGCCGTGTAACTTTGTCGCTTGCAAAATTAATATATGTAATATAACCGTGTGAGAAAAGATATCTACTCCACTGAAAAGCCGGTGATATATATCCAAAAAATCAAGTGAAACTTTGATGTATTCCCCACAAATATCCGTCTAGCACAACTGCCTGACAGTTAACAAAATAGACACAAAATAAAGCCAAAGTCTGTCAACTTCACTCTTTTTATACGTAGAAAATTTAATCAAACATCTGTTTTTGACAGAATATGTTCTGCTCAGGTGCAGCAggcaaacaaaaaaaaatgaggcAGAGTCCgaacatttatttatttttttcccttctacttttttttggccttTTTCCCGGCTCTAATCCAAATCCATCGTCTCCCCTGTAAAACAATAGGAACCGCTGGATTCTATTATTCtctctgtcttttttttttagatcATAGATAAGCAATCAACAATTCTCATTTGAGAACGAATGACCAAAAAGTGtcaatttttattgaaaTAGAGGGgtccttttttcctctcACCAGCTCCGGGCCATCACGTGATACTAAGGCAGGTGGAGCATTATTATTGGTTGATTATGATGTTTCCTTCTCCCCTCAGTCAGGTAGAGGTATTCTTTAAGCTGAGACGGGAATTTGCTGGGTGAACTCTGTCTGGAGTCAGAgtcgcgtcgatcgactggTAGCTTATCTTAATTGGATGGTGTGCTTATAATATCTTATTTCATCTGATAGCTCTGTACTCTAAAGATCGAAAAGGTAATAATGCTGGATATGTGATACACTTACCAATTCATATCTCTATTTGCATTaatttgtattattttttaacCTACCTGTCAGTAATTTTGCAGCAAAAGCAATCTTCCACCTGGACATTTCATATTCCATGACATTGTAGTTTGAGAAGAATTTTATCCATCAATGACCTTTTATTCCAGACAATGCCAATTGCAGTTGATGCGCATCCAATCGAAGTATGTAATTAATATActtactttatttatttaatctttcttttttattatttttttaaaatctGTACTAAACCCCAGAGAATTACGTCAGATGCTCAACATCTGATTCGGATctgaggaaaaaataaaaaatcaagCGATAAAATACCGGCGCCAAATATTTCAGCGAGACATTGGCGGTATATACTTGACACAACAAACTATTAACTGCTAAATATTCATAGAGATCATTATAGAATTGTATTTATCTTATTGAAATGCCccagaataaaaaaaatctaCCCATTATCGTGAAATTCAAGAGACAATCACAGACGGTTTTTGTAACCGCCACCCCTAGAGAGACATTTGGGGTTTTAGTGACTCGACTAGTTGACACAATCAATAAAACAGGCGGCCTCAAACTTGAAAATGAGCCAATAGGATTGGAcaatgaggatgatgatggtaaTGAGGATGCAGAATTGCCAGAAATAGATATACCGAAGCCTTCATTTGAAACTGCAAGTAGTGATGAAGAGCAGCAAAATTccgatgaaaaagatacaGACGCTGGAAATGTCCAATTAGACGCCGAAAAGTTGAAGTTTGCACTGCCGAGAGATCCATCTGATATATATCAGGGTGGTTTTGAAGATATGGACTGTAAGACATCAGACAAAATGAGTAATCTGGCGCTTACCGACTATTCGGTgattgcatttgcattgAAAGACGAAGATTTCAGGATATGCCAGCCAACGATCgacgaagatgaagatggtgAGTGACAAAATTTACTCCATATCAACCTCACTACATATACAAAACTACTACTACCAACAGTTTGTTGGATCTATAAATCTTTATTAGCGTACAAACCCAACGAGAGTTTTTTTCCTAAGACTataaagtaaataaatagcTTAGTTAACCAAAGCAGAAGCAGTGGCAGACTCGTATCTCCAGGTTGGAGGTAAGACAGAAACGGATCTGTAGTATCTGGCCAATCTGTGGATTCTGGATTCAACCAAAATCAATCTGAACTTGGCGTCCTTGTcctttctgtttctttcCAAGTGTTTTCTGACGTTGACAGCCTTCTTGATCAAGAAGTACAAGTCCTCTGGAAGCTCTGGGGCCAAACCGTTAGACTTCAAGATTCTCATGATCTTGTTACCAGTGATAACC
It includes:
- the RPS13 gene encoding ribosomal 40S subunit protein S13 (BUSCO:EOG0926514P), with amino-acid sequence MGRMHSKGKGISSSAIPYSRNVPSWFKSSPEAVVEQILKYAKKGMTPSEIGVVLRDAHGVNQVKVITGNKIMRILKSNGLAPELPEDLYFLIKKAVNVRKHLERNRKDKDAKFRLILVESRIHRLARYYRSVSVLPPTWRYESATASALVN